A genomic segment from Dermatobacter hominis encodes:
- a CDS encoding TlpA family protein disulfide reductase, protein MRQHRAAVIAGIVGVALAALIALFAFSPKGEDPAESASSPLVGKLAPALAGSTADGQAFDLDQHRGQWVLVNFFATWCPPCVAEHPLLVQLSEQTQGSLQVVSVASGDTADNVVDFFEKRGGDWPVLVSDTDDASIDYGLIKLPESYLIAPDGTVVQKLVGGIDEGEVAAIERRIAEGTGSGAAAGSGS, encoded by the coding sequence GTGAGGCAGCACCGCGCCGCGGTCATCGCCGGCATCGTCGGTGTGGCGCTCGCCGCCCTGATCGCCCTCTTCGCGTTCAGCCCCAAGGGCGAGGACCCGGCCGAGTCGGCGTCGAGCCCGCTCGTCGGCAAGCTCGCTCCGGCGCTCGCCGGCTCGACGGCCGACGGCCAGGCCTTCGACCTCGACCAGCACCGCGGGCAGTGGGTGCTCGTCAACTTCTTCGCCACCTGGTGCCCGCCGTGCGTCGCCGAGCACCCGCTGCTCGTCCAGCTGTCCGAGCAGACCCAGGGCAGCCTGCAGGTGGTGAGCGTGGCCTCGGGCGACACCGCGGACAACGTCGTCGACTTCTTCGAGAAGAGGGGCGGGGACTGGCCGGTGCTGGTGTCCGACACGGACGACGCGTCGATCGACTACGGCCTCATCAAGCTGCCCGAGTCCTACCTGATCGCCCCCGACGGCACGGTGGTGCAGAAGCTGGTCGGCGGCATCGACGAGGGCGAGGTCGCGGCGATCGAGCGGCGGATCGCCGAGGGGACCGGTTCGGGCGCCGCGGCGGGGAGCGGCTCGTGA
- a CDS encoding tetratricopeptide repeat protein, producing the protein MSTATRLDPDRLAELEEERDHLLSSLEDLEREHDAGDLDDHDYAELKDDYTARAAEVIRAIEQHRELAERSRPERNVGRTALVVVAVLAVAVVAGLLVARSSGQRGSGTITGNDDTVRQRLASCQTLSFQKPAEGIDCYADILEGSPENLDALTYQGWAYIRDDQVEKGAANLARVVDLDPDYPDARVFRAILLSRAGEAASAKGDAATARESFLAAASEIDRFYRNDPPTVAVQVLQQEGLERTIYFNLIDPAVYSCWQRAAEGSDGSSAIDQAFLDALGGCLDGVIAADPSSVDALLSKALTVGGTADADLVEARSLAERILAIDPQDPNGLLLQASLDLTEGRLDEASALLDRLDGMARPTAAFLIGPPEDMRVAIQRARTGGASATTLPGDPSSGAHESTPTTRPPASVSTVPGAPTIPNAGGG; encoded by the coding sequence GTGAGCACCGCCACGCGCCTCGACCCCGACCGCCTGGCCGAGCTCGAGGAGGAGCGGGACCACCTGCTGTCGTCGCTCGAGGATCTGGAGCGGGAGCACGACGCCGGCGACCTCGACGACCACGACTACGCCGAGCTGAAGGACGACTACACCGCCCGCGCCGCCGAGGTGATCCGGGCGATCGAGCAGCACCGGGAGCTCGCCGAGCGCAGCCGCCCCGAGCGCAACGTCGGCCGCACGGCCCTCGTCGTCGTGGCGGTCCTCGCGGTGGCGGTGGTGGCCGGGCTGCTCGTGGCGCGGTCCTCGGGCCAGCGCGGCTCGGGCACGATCACCGGGAACGACGACACCGTCCGGCAGCGGCTGGCCTCGTGCCAGACGCTGTCGTTCCAGAAGCCGGCCGAGGGCATCGACTGCTACGCCGACATCCTCGAGGGGTCGCCCGAGAACCTGGACGCGCTGACGTACCAGGGCTGGGCGTACATCCGGGACGACCAGGTGGAGAAGGGCGCCGCCAACCTGGCACGGGTCGTCGACCTCGACCCCGACTACCCCGACGCCCGGGTCTTCCGAGCCATCCTGCTGTCGCGGGCGGGCGAGGCCGCCTCGGCCAAGGGCGACGCCGCCACCGCGCGCGAGAGCTTCCTCGCCGCGGCGTCCGAGATCGACCGCTTCTACCGCAACGACCCGCCGACCGTGGCCGTGCAGGTGCTCCAGCAGGAGGGCCTCGAGCGGACGATCTACTTCAACCTGATCGACCCCGCGGTGTACTCGTGCTGGCAGCGGGCGGCCGAGGGGAGCGACGGCAGCAGCGCCATCGACCAGGCCTTCCTCGATGCGCTCGGCGGCTGCCTCGACGGCGTGATCGCGGCGGACCCCAGCTCGGTGGACGCGCTCCTCTCGAAGGCGCTCACCGTCGGGGGCACGGCCGACGCCGACCTCGTCGAGGCCCGTTCGCTGGCCGAACGCATCCTGGCGATCGACCCCCAGGACCCGAACGGGCTGCTGCTGCAGGCCTCGCTCGACCTCACCGAGGGACGGCTCGACGAGGCCAGCGCCCTGCTCGACCGCCTCGACGGCATGGCCCGTCCCACGGCGGCGTTCCTGATCGGCCCGCCTGAGGACATGCGGGTCGCGATCCAGCGGGCCCGGACCGGGGGCGCGTCGGCGACGACCCTGCCCGGCGACCCCTCCTCCGGCGCCCACGAGTCGACGCCCACGACGCGACCTCCGGCGTCGGTGTCGACCGTGCCCGGTGCCCCGACCATCCCCAACGCCGGCGGCGGCTGA
- a CDS encoding nuclear transport factor 2 family protein: protein MAGDLRSTSDQPHESDVATVHAIYAAMAARDLEQLPLLLDEHVVITQDPALPWGGRFEGHDGFLDFAAALTGTITSQVEIDSIFAADGDVIQVGRTVGTVNATGSAFAIAEVHRWTVVGGKAVRAHFSIDTPAMLLALTPD from the coding sequence ATGGCCGGCGACCTGCGCAGCACGAGCGACCAACCGCACGAGTCGGATGTGGCGACCGTGCACGCGATCTACGCGGCCATGGCCGCCCGGGACCTCGAGCAGCTCCCGCTGCTCCTCGACGAGCACGTCGTCATCACCCAGGATCCCGCACTGCCGTGGGGCGGACGGTTCGAGGGCCACGACGGCTTCCTCGACTTCGCCGCCGCCCTGACCGGGACGATCACCTCACAGGTCGAGATCGACAGCATCTTCGCCGCCGACGGCGACGTCATCCAGGTGGGCCGCACGGTCGGCACGGTGAACGCCACGGGGTCGGCGTTCGCCATCGCGGAGGTCCACCGTTGGACCGTGGTCGGCGGCAAGGCGGTCCGGGCGCACTTCTCGATCGACACTCCGGCGATGCTCCTCGCGCTGACGCCGGACTGA
- a CDS encoding S8 family serine peptidase, translating to MVHRRRSTPSRRVRRTSAVIAITVAVAASCTAAPPTSATGPTPAVPDRRPAVLHGTDPEPLDCGAWRYDGVAAGPLPGEWDPDDHRFGSFRDDGSAASPHRHCGQLGAAVDLAWGVDRGRPDVVIAVIDSGIRWRDAGAMADLADQAYLNRGELPAPQGDPGGAPQAVGADPYDRDGDGRFTVADFAADPRVEDRNANRLLDPEDLILTPGFSDGTDDDGNGYVDDISGWDFLHDDNDPLDDVDYGHGTGEARDSTAAHDGHGAAGTCPRCLHLPVRVSDSFIADGSRFAASVLFALDSGADVVQEALGAINSPPQAQAAIDAAWRRGVPVVASMADEQSQHANLPAALSHTIPVNSVTEGSGFLGDLGATLTGRRDGLAINGCTNTGGIAWVTVPSDGCSSEATGNSAGMVGLLESTARSAGVQRHPALVAAGVTGADANVLSAAEVAQVLRATADDVDLSTPNVHDPANEDVDDLGQRRFPTSRGWDATTGYGRINAYEAVRAVQLGAIPPEADLTGPARFGLLPTSGTVAVTGRVAAVRSPSFSYRVEWATGLQPPPWPGRDEWHVVGSGTGLTAPLDGDLGELDLAAVAAALPDGGRGTPTTAVGTPDPDRFTVRLRVVVTDADGRVGIDHRHVVVHDDPDRIPTPEVPGAGAASPAFADLDGDGAHELLVATDDGLVHALRSPDAAERELPGWPVSTGAAPYWHPGSPTAGADAIAEPARASGIGAPAVADLDGDRAPEVVVADLEGGVHVYGADGRTKATMRSDPRFSRGERTDERNRMKPGFVGGAALGDLDGDGGLDVVAAAMDRHVYAWHADGTPLEGFPVLVVDPAQVAAIDADSHAVSFRDPEATGQGGEIVVTPALGDLDGDGRPEVVVGTQEQYDERPAAFPGLGLPGRSGNTRLFAISPDGTSATSGTPFLPGWPVALPMFLTSVLPTIGDGVAAQAAIGDVDGDGGPEVVASSVSGQTMVLDADGRTPYGRPFGVQVALGWLGAVGPGTNSADTAALTSAFGGPAIGRLGSPVGLDVAAPTTGAGRAIDTLLSNDQAGDPQLTAWSGVDGSVRNGFPRVTADVAFFVTPAIADVDGDGGNEVVAANGVQMLDAVDGDGVPARGWPKVTGGWAVGTPGFGDWDGDGRAEVAITRRDGHLLVWQLPTEAAAIGDWTRFGANDRNDGSVGPPGP from the coding sequence ATGGTGCACCGTCGTCGGTCGACGCCGTCTCGCCGGGTCCGGCGGACGTCCGCGGTCATCGCCATCACCGTCGCGGTCGCGGCGTCGTGCACCGCGGCGCCGCCGACGTCGGCCACCGGTCCGACGCCGGCGGTCCCCGACCGGCGACCGGCGGTCCTGCACGGCACGGATCCCGAGCCCCTCGACTGCGGCGCGTGGCGCTACGACGGCGTCGCCGCAGGTCCCCTGCCGGGCGAGTGGGATCCCGACGACCACCGGTTCGGCTCGTTCCGTGACGACGGCAGCGCCGCGTCACCGCACCGGCACTGCGGCCAGCTGGGCGCAGCGGTCGACCTGGCGTGGGGGGTCGACCGGGGCCGGCCCGACGTCGTCATCGCCGTGATCGACTCCGGCATCAGGTGGCGGGACGCCGGCGCGATGGCCGACCTGGCGGACCAGGCGTACCTCAACCGCGGCGAGCTGCCGGCGCCGCAGGGCGATCCCGGAGGGGCCCCGCAGGCGGTCGGCGCCGACCCGTACGACCGCGACGGCGACGGTCGCTTCACCGTGGCCGACTTCGCCGCCGATCCCCGGGTGGAGGACCGGAACGCGAACCGGCTCCTCGATCCCGAGGACCTGATCCTGACGCCGGGGTTCTCCGACGGCACCGACGACGACGGCAACGGCTACGTCGACGACATCTCGGGGTGGGACTTCCTCCACGACGACAACGACCCCCTCGACGACGTCGACTACGGCCACGGCACCGGGGAGGCCCGCGACTCCACGGCCGCGCACGACGGCCATGGCGCCGCCGGCACCTGCCCGCGGTGCCTGCACCTCCCCGTCCGGGTGTCCGACTCGTTCATCGCCGACGGCAGCCGCTTCGCGGCATCGGTCCTGTTCGCCCTGGACTCCGGCGCCGACGTCGTGCAGGAGGCGCTCGGGGCGATCAACTCCCCGCCGCAGGCGCAGGCGGCCATCGACGCCGCCTGGCGGCGCGGCGTGCCAGTCGTGGCGTCCATGGCCGACGAGCAGTCCCAGCACGCCAACCTGCCGGCCGCGCTGTCCCACACGATCCCGGTCAACTCGGTCACCGAGGGATCGGGGTTCCTCGGTGACCTGGGCGCGACGCTGACCGGGCGGCGCGACGGGTTGGCGATCAACGGGTGCACCAACACCGGCGGCATCGCGTGGGTGACCGTCCCGAGCGACGGCTGCTCGTCCGAGGCCACCGGCAACTCGGCGGGCATGGTGGGCCTCCTCGAGTCGACCGCGAGGAGCGCCGGCGTGCAGCGCCACCCCGCCCTGGTCGCTGCGGGCGTGACCGGCGCGGACGCGAACGTCCTGAGCGCAGCGGAGGTCGCGCAGGTGCTCCGCGCCACCGCCGACGACGTCGACCTCTCCACCCCCAACGTCCACGACCCGGCGAACGAGGACGTCGACGACCTCGGCCAGCGCCGCTTCCCCACGTCGCGGGGCTGGGACGCCACGACGGGGTACGGCCGGATCAACGCGTACGAGGCCGTCCGCGCCGTGCAGCTCGGTGCCATCCCGCCCGAGGCCGACCTGACCGGACCGGCGCGCTTCGGGCTGCTGCCCACGTCGGGCACCGTCGCCGTCACCGGGCGGGTCGCCGCGGTCAGGTCGCCGTCGTTCTCCTACAGGGTGGAGTGGGCGACCGGACTGCAGCCCCCGCCGTGGCCGGGCCGGGACGAGTGGCACGTCGTCGGCTCGGGGACGGGGCTCACCGCCCCGCTCGACGGCGACCTGGGGGAGCTCGACCTCGCGGCGGTGGCCGCCGCGCTGCCCGACGGCGGTCGGGGCACCCCGACGACGGCGGTCGGCACGCCGGATCCCGACCGGTTCACGGTCCGGCTGCGCGTCGTCGTGACCGATGCCGACGGACGGGTCGGGATCGACCACCGCCACGTCGTCGTGCACGACGACCCCGACCGCATCCCGACGCCCGAGGTCCCGGGGGCCGGTGCGGCGAGCCCGGCGTTCGCCGATCTGGACGGCGACGGCGCCCACGAGCTGCTCGTGGCGACCGACGACGGGCTGGTCCACGCCCTCCGCTCGCCGGACGCCGCCGAGCGGGAGCTCCCGGGGTGGCCCGTCAGCACCGGCGCGGCGCCGTACTGGCACCCCGGGTCGCCCACCGCCGGCGCCGACGCGATCGCCGAGCCGGCGCGCGCGTCCGGCATCGGCGCCCCGGCGGTCGCCGACCTCGACGGCGACCGCGCCCCGGAGGTGGTCGTCGCGGACCTCGAGGGCGGCGTGCACGTGTACGGGGCCGACGGCCGCACGAAGGCCACGATGCGCAGCGACCCCCGGTTCAGCAGGGGCGAACGCACCGACGAGCGCAACCGGATGAAGCCAGGGTTCGTCGGCGGCGCCGCGCTCGGCGACCTCGACGGCGACGGAGGGCTCGACGTGGTCGCCGCGGCCATGGACCGCCACGTCTACGCGTGGCACGCCGACGGCACGCCGCTCGAGGGGTTCCCCGTGCTCGTCGTCGACCCGGCGCAGGTCGCGGCGATCGATGCCGACTCGCACGCGGTCTCGTTCCGGGACCCGGAGGCGACCGGCCAGGGCGGCGAGATCGTGGTGACGCCGGCCCTCGGGGACCTGGACGGCGACGGCCGGCCCGAGGTCGTGGTCGGCACGCAGGAGCAGTACGACGAGCGGCCGGCCGCCTTCCCCGGACTCGGCCTGCCCGGCCGGAGCGGCAACACGCGGCTGTTCGCCATCTCCCCCGACGGCACCTCGGCCACCTCGGGAACCCCCTTCCTGCCCGGCTGGCCCGTCGCCCTGCCGATGTTCCTGACCAGCGTGCTCCCGACGATCGGCGACGGGGTCGCCGCCCAAGCGGCCATCGGGGACGTGGACGGCGACGGCGGACCCGAGGTCGTCGCCTCGTCGGTGAGCGGCCAGACGATGGTGCTCGACGCCGACGGGCGGACGCCCTACGGCCGCCCGTTCGGCGTGCAGGTCGCGCTCGGCTGGCTCGGCGCGGTCGGTCCCGGCACCAACAGCGCGGACACCGCAGCGCTGACCAGCGCGTTCGGTGGCCCGGCGATCGGCCGGCTCGGCTCCCCCGTCGGGCTCGACGTCGCCGCGCCCACCACCGGGGCGGGGCGCGCCATCGACACGCTGCTGTCGAACGACCAGGCGGGCGATCCGCAGCTCACCGCGTGGTCGGGCGTGGACGGATCGGTGCGCAACGGCTTCCCCCGGGTCACGGCCGACGTCGCGTTCTTCGTCACGCCGGCGATCGCCGACGTCGACGGGGACGGCGGCAACGAGGTGGTCGCCGCCAACGGCGTCCAGATGCTCGACGCCGTCGACGGCGACGGCGTCCCCGCCCGCGGGTGGCCGAAGGTGACCGGCGGATGGGCCGTCGGCACCCCGGGGTTCGGGGACTGGGACGGCGACGGCCGGGCCGAGGTGGCGATCACGCGCCGGGACGGCCACCTCTTGGTGTGGCAGCTGCCCACCGAGGCCGCGGCGATCGGCGACTGGACCCGCTTCGGCGCCAACGACCGCAACGACGGGTCGGTCGGCCCTCCCGGGCCCTGA
- a CDS encoding heme lyase CcmF/NrfE family subunit: MNRALGLAGVIVGFGGALLGICVLAVGLRTKRPSLLRMGRSYAGVVLGGALLAFFAMERALITRDYTVQYVFDHGSSRTPPLFNVATLWSALEGSILLWGLVLAGYTFAVANKFRRRLSDPLVAWALIVMFAVAVFFFGLMLTATNPFHGVTPPPGYDGPGPNPLLQNHILMAFHPPMLYLGYVGFTVPFAFAIAALVTGRVGEGWLVETRRWTLFAWMFLTAGIVLGAWWSYEVLGWGGYWKWDPVENASLLPWLTATAYIHSVMVQERRGMLRVWNLSLLCATFSLTILGTFLTRSGVVESVHAFSNGTVGPLLLGFFAVVVAVSVGLIGWRGDRLRSPGRIDSAVSREGAFLANNVVFAAFAFVVLLGTVFPLIVEAINDDRLSVGVPYFSRMTMPIGFLLLFLMGIAPVLPWRKGTGELLRDRLWWPAWAGVATVVFAVAVGATGWAALVAFGLGGFAAGSAIRQLFLATRRQGWRGLVGRANGGMVVHLGAILVGVAFAASMSYVRQAEFQLEEGRTATVAGHTVEYLGSKTVETANRVELIARVRVDEDRVFEPRLHKYRVDGQTIGTPSVRVGPTNDVYLALTKAPSAEGGAIGLRVIVQPLIIWLWVGGIVMVLGTLLALFPGRRRRNPLDPVSAPIPAGASGGPPNDDETGDAAAVPDRSTAAAASDDGPGGDGPGGDDMGGDGSEGGRDPDVDPEPEEVRA; this comes from the coding sequence GTGAACCGGGCCCTCGGACTCGCCGGGGTCATCGTCGGGTTCGGCGGTGCCCTGCTCGGCATCTGCGTCCTCGCCGTCGGCCTCCGCACGAAGCGCCCGTCGCTCCTGCGGATGGGTCGCTCCTACGCGGGCGTCGTCCTCGGCGGCGCGCTGCTGGCGTTCTTCGCCATGGAGCGGGCGCTGATCACCCGTGACTACACGGTGCAGTACGTGTTCGACCACGGCTCGTCGCGCACCCCGCCGCTGTTCAACGTGGCGACGCTGTGGTCGGCGCTGGAGGGCTCGATCCTCCTCTGGGGCCTGGTGCTGGCCGGCTACACGTTCGCCGTCGCGAACAAGTTCCGGCGCCGGCTGAGCGATCCGCTCGTCGCGTGGGCGCTGATCGTCATGTTCGCCGTGGCGGTGTTCTTCTTCGGGCTGATGCTCACCGCCACGAACCCGTTCCACGGCGTCACCCCGCCGCCGGGCTACGACGGGCCGGGGCCGAACCCGCTGCTGCAGAACCACATCCTCATGGCGTTCCACCCGCCGATGCTCTACCTGGGCTACGTCGGCTTCACGGTGCCGTTCGCGTTCGCGATCGCCGCGCTCGTGACCGGCCGCGTCGGGGAGGGGTGGCTCGTCGAGACCCGACGCTGGACTCTCTTCGCCTGGATGTTCCTCACCGCCGGGATCGTGCTCGGTGCGTGGTGGAGCTACGAGGTCCTCGGCTGGGGCGGCTACTGGAAGTGGGACCCGGTCGAGAACGCGTCGTTGCTGCCGTGGCTGACGGCGACGGCCTACATCCACTCGGTGATGGTCCAGGAGCGGCGCGGGATGCTGCGCGTGTGGAACCTGTCGCTCCTCTGCGCCACCTTCTCGCTGACGATCCTCGGCACGTTCCTGACCCGCTCCGGCGTGGTCGAGTCGGTGCACGCGTTCTCCAACGGGACCGTCGGGCCCCTGCTGCTCGGGTTCTTCGCGGTCGTCGTGGCGGTGTCGGTCGGGCTCATCGGCTGGCGCGGCGACCGGCTGAGATCCCCGGGACGGATCGATTCGGCGGTCTCGCGCGAGGGCGCGTTCCTCGCCAACAACGTGGTGTTCGCCGCGTTCGCGTTCGTCGTGCTGCTCGGCACGGTGTTCCCGCTGATCGTCGAGGCGATCAACGACGACCGGCTCTCGGTCGGCGTGCCCTACTTCAGCCGCATGACGATGCCGATCGGGTTCCTCCTGCTGTTCCTGATGGGCATCGCGCCGGTGCTGCCATGGCGGAAGGGGACCGGCGAGCTGCTCCGGGACCGCCTCTGGTGGCCGGCGTGGGCCGGCGTGGCCACCGTGGTGTTCGCCGTCGCCGTCGGGGCGACCGGCTGGGCCGCGCTCGTGGCGTTCGGCCTCGGCGGCTTCGCCGCGGGTTCGGCCATCCGCCAGCTGTTCCTCGCGACCCGCCGCCAGGGGTGGCGGGGCCTGGTGGGCCGGGCCAACGGAGGGATGGTCGTGCACCTCGGCGCCATCCTCGTCGGCGTCGCGTTCGCCGCCTCGATGAGCTACGTGCGCCAGGCGGAGTTCCAGCTCGAGGAGGGCAGGACCGCCACGGTCGCCGGCCACACCGTCGAGTACCTCGGCTCGAAGACCGTCGAGACGGCGAACCGGGTGGAGCTCATCGCCCGGGTGCGCGTCGACGAGGACCGGGTGTTCGAGCCCCGCCTCCACAAGTACCGGGTCGACGGGCAGACGATCGGCACCCCGTCGGTCCGCGTGGGGCCCACGAACGACGTGTACCTCGCGCTCACCAAGGCCCCATCGGCCGAGGGCGGCGCCATCGGCCTCCGCGTGATCGTCCAGCCGCTCATCATCTGGCTGTGGGTGGGCGGCATCGTGATGGTGCTGGGGACGCTGCTGGCCCTGTTCCCCGGGCGTCGGCGCCGCAACCCGCTGGACCCGGTGTCGGCGCCGATCCCCGCCGGCGCCTCCGGCGGCCCGCCGAACGACGACGAGACCGGTGACGCGGCCGCGGTGCCCGACCGCAGCACCGCTGCGGCGGCGAGCGACGACGGCCCGGGCGGCGACGGCCCGGGTGGCGACGACATGGGTGGCGACGGGTCGGAGGGCGGCCGGGATCCCGACGTCGACCCCGAACCCGAGGAGGTGCGGGCGTGA
- a CDS encoding saccharopine dehydrogenase family protein, whose product MRILLVGAGGVGDAFCAIAARREFVESIVVGDIDPAKAERSAARDDRFTATTLDASDAASITAAATAAGADLVMNAADPRFVMPIFDGAFAAGSNYMDMAMSISEPHPDRPHELTGVKLGDRQFEKADEWTERGLLAVCGMGVEPGIADVFARYAADELFSSIDEVGIRDGADMVVRGYDFAPTFSIWTVIEECLNPPVVWERDRGWYTTPPFSEPEVFRFPGGIGDVECVNVEHEEVLLVPRWIDCDRVTFKYGLGDEFIQVLETLHKLGLDGVEPVTVRGQQVSPRDVVAACLPDPASLGDRIEGRTCAGTWVTGVGRDATGAATGPREVYLYHVVDNAETMARDGAQAVVWQTAVGPVVACELIESGRWSGAGVVGPEALPPVPFLDLLGGEYGSPWGMEERTPGG is encoded by the coding sequence ATGAGGATCCTGCTGGTAGGCGCCGGCGGCGTGGGCGACGCGTTCTGCGCGATCGCGGCACGTCGCGAGTTCGTGGAGTCGATCGTGGTCGGCGACATCGACCCCGCCAAGGCCGAGCGGTCCGCCGCCCGCGACGACCGGTTCACCGCCACGACCCTGGACGCGTCCGATGCGGCGTCGATCACGGCGGCGGCCACGGCCGCCGGTGCCGACCTGGTGATGAACGCAGCCGACCCTCGGTTCGTCATGCCGATCTTCGACGGGGCGTTCGCGGCCGGCTCGAACTACATGGACATGGCCATGTCCATCTCGGAGCCGCACCCGGACCGGCCCCACGAGCTGACCGGCGTGAAGCTCGGCGACCGCCAGTTCGAGAAGGCCGACGAGTGGACGGAGCGAGGCCTGCTCGCGGTGTGCGGCATGGGCGTCGAGCCCGGCATCGCGGACGTCTTCGCCCGCTACGCCGCCGACGAGCTGTTCAGCTCGATCGACGAGGTCGGGATCCGTGACGGCGCCGACATGGTCGTGCGCGGCTACGACTTCGCGCCGACGTTCTCGATCTGGACCGTCATCGAGGAGTGCCTGAACCCACCGGTCGTGTGGGAGCGGGACCGCGGTTGGTACACCACGCCGCCGTTCTCCGAGCCGGAGGTGTTCCGGTTCCCGGGCGGGATCGGCGACGTCGAGTGCGTGAACGTCGAGCACGAGGAGGTGCTCCTGGTCCCGCGCTGGATCGACTGCGACCGCGTGACGTTCAAGTACGGCCTCGGCGACGAGTTCATCCAGGTCCTCGAGACGCTCCACAAGCTCGGCCTCGACGGCGTCGAGCCCGTCACCGTCCGGGGCCAGCAGGTCTCACCGCGCGACGTCGTGGCGGCGTGCCTGCCCGACCCCGCCTCCCTCGGTGACCGCATCGAGGGGAGGACGTGCGCCGGGACGTGGGTCACCGGCGTCGGACGCGACGCCACGGGTGCGGCCACGGGCCCGCGGGAGGTGTACCTCTACCACGTCGTCGACAACGCCGAGACGATGGCGCGGGACGGCGCGCAGGCGGTCGTCTGGCAGACGGCCGTCGGGCCGGTCGTGGCCTGCGAGCTCATCGAGTCGGGCCGCTGGAGCGGCGCGGGCGTCGTCGGGCCCGAGGCGCTGCCGCCGGTGCCGTTCCTCGACCTGCTGGGCGGCGAGTACGGATCCCCGTGGGGGATGGAGGAGCGCACGCCTGGGGGCTGA
- a CDS encoding cytochrome c-type biogenesis protein, producing the protein MSAVAAPSTAGRPLGRRVRQQWWWWALMGVIVVVAIVVGAGSPPKTGASDERLFSIAGRLKCLQCVGESIAASQSPMAVQFRQEIRDRMQQGDTDDEILNFFASSYGQEVLLTPPATGIGGLVWIVPVVVVAAAVLLLAGTFRRWRREREEHHATDDDLALVADALADRHPGQGGATDPGTPAGGP; encoded by the coding sequence GTGAGCGCCGTCGCCGCGCCGTCGACCGCCGGACGACCCCTCGGCCGCCGGGTGCGCCAGCAGTGGTGGTGGTGGGCGCTGATGGGCGTCATCGTCGTCGTGGCGATCGTGGTCGGCGCCGGCTCACCGCCCAAGACCGGCGCCTCCGACGAGCGCCTCTTCTCGATCGCCGGACGGCTGAAGTGCCTGCAGTGCGTGGGCGAGTCGATCGCCGCGTCGCAGTCGCCGATGGCGGTGCAGTTCCGGCAGGAGATCCGGGACCGCATGCAGCAGGGCGACACCGACGACGAGATCCTGAACTTCTTCGCCAGCAGCTACGGCCAGGAGGTCCTGCTCACGCCCCCGGCCACGGGGATCGGCGGCCTGGTGTGGATCGTCCCGGTGGTGGTGGTCGCCGCTGCGGTGCTGCTGCTCGCCGGCACGTTCCGGCGGTGGCGCCGCGAGCGCGAGGAGCACCACGCGACCGACGACGACCTGGCGCTCGTGGCCGACGCGCTCGCCGACCGGCACCCCGGCCAGGGCGGCGCGACGGACCCCGGCACCCCGGCCGGGGGACCGTGA
- a CDS encoding SixA phosphatase family protein — MTLYLVRHGSAGVRDDRDPHDADRPLDETGHLQAERLADWLRHESPTAVLSSPLLRCRQTVEPLAKVMGLDVVVEDDLAEGTSIDDAWGLVERLAGSSAVLCSHGDVIPEVISRAQRRGMVVPGKSGCAKGSVWTLRHWDGDTFATGIYTPVRV; from the coding sequence ATGACGCTCTACCTCGTCCGCCACGGGTCGGCCGGCGTCCGCGACGACCGCGACCCGCACGACGCCGACCGCCCGCTCGACGAGACCGGCCACCTCCAGGCCGAGCGCCTGGCCGACTGGCTGCGACACGAGTCCCCGACCGCCGTGCTCAGCAGCCCGCTGCTCCGGTGCCGCCAGACGGTCGAGCCGCTGGCGAAGGTCATGGGCCTCGACGTGGTGGTCGAGGACGACCTCGCCGAGGGCACCTCGATCGACGACGCGTGGGGGCTCGTCGAGCGCCTGGCCGGCAGCTCGGCGGTGCTGTGCAGCCATGGCGACGTGATCCCCGAGGTGATCAGCCGGGCGCAGCGCCGGGGCATGGTCGTCCCCGGCAAGAGCGGCTGCGCCAAGGGCTCGGTCTGGACGCTGCGCCACTGGGACGGCGACACCTTCGCGACCGGCATCTACACGCCCGTCCGCGTCTAA